Proteins found in one Mucilaginibacter inviolabilis genomic segment:
- a CDS encoding YybH family protein has product MKKYLISCFLILISYFSHAQDRQAILKVMHDQELAWNRGDIDGFMQGYWKSDSLLFVGQKGPVYGWKSTIDRYKNTYPDKATMGQLTFTILQVKVLDATNAFLFGGWKLKRDKDEPGGYYTLWFKKIKGEWKIVCDHTS; this is encoded by the coding sequence ATGAAAAAATACCTTATATCTTGTTTTCTAATCCTAATTTCTTACTTCTCTCATGCGCAAGACAGGCAGGCCATACTCAAAGTAATGCACGATCAGGAACTGGCCTGGAACCGGGGAGATATTGATGGCTTTATGCAGGGCTACTGGAAATCAGACTCGTTGCTGTTTGTTGGTCAAAAGGGGCCGGTTTATGGCTGGAAAAGCACTATTGATCGTTATAAAAATACCTATCCTGATAAGGCAACCATGGGACAGCTTACTTTTACTATACTACAAGTAAAAGTGCTGGATGCTACCAATGCTTTTTTATTTGGCGGCTGGAAACTGAAGCGTGATAAAGATGAGCCGGGCGGTTATTATACTTTGTGGTTTAAGAAAATAAAAGGCGAATGGAAGATCGTGTGCGATCATACATCATAG
- a CDS encoding cupin-like domain-containing protein codes for MSFILHPIDTVENISPEDFKKNYLDPRRPLVIKGLTKSWPAREKWTPEYLKQVVGKKVVPLYDNSKADPSKPINSSATEMPFDEYIDMIRSQPTELRIFFFNIFKQAPQLLDDIVLPKDLMGGFLESMPAMFFGGSNSVTFLHYDIDLPHIFHTHFGGRKHVILFENKWKRRLYCIPNATYALEDYDVQNPDIKKFPALDGVEGIEVFLEHGDTLFMPTGYWHWMKYIDGSYSLSLRAWDASISRKAASLYNLAIKGGVDSVLKMTFKEKYAKFREELAVKWANRELAAGKPF; via the coding sequence ATGAGTTTTATCCTCCACCCGATTGATACTGTTGAAAATATTTCTCCTGAAGATTTTAAGAAGAACTATTTAGATCCCCGCCGCCCGCTGGTTATCAAAGGGCTTACCAAAAGCTGGCCAGCCCGTGAAAAATGGACACCAGAATATTTAAAACAGGTAGTAGGCAAAAAGGTGGTGCCGCTATACGATAACTCAAAAGCCGATCCTTCAAAACCCATCAACTCATCGGCAACCGAAATGCCTTTTGATGAATATATTGATATGATCCGTAGCCAGCCTACTGAGTTGAGGATATTTTTCTTCAACATTTTCAAACAGGCTCCGCAACTTTTGGATGATATTGTATTGCCAAAAGATTTAATGGGTGGCTTTTTAGAAAGTATGCCTGCCATGTTTTTTGGCGGCTCTAATTCGGTTACCTTTTTACATTACGATATCGATCTGCCACATATTTTCCATACCCATTTTGGTGGCCGCAAACACGTGATCTTATTCGAAAATAAATGGAAGCGCCGCCTATATTGTATACCAAACGCAACCTATGCTTTGGAGGATTATGATGTGCAAAACCCCGATATCAAAAAATTCCCGGCACTGGATGGTGTCGAGGGTATTGAAGTGTTCCTGGAGCATGGCGATACCCTGTTTATGCCTACCGGTTATTGGCATTGGATGAAATATATCGACGGATCGTATTCCCTGAGCCTCCGTGCCTGGGATGCTTCCATCAGCCGCAAAGCCGCCAGCCTGTATAACCTGGCCATCAAAGGTGGGGTTGACAGTGTATTGAAAATGACGTTTAAAGAAAAATATGCCAAATTCCGCGAAGAGCTGGCCGTAAAATGGGCCAACCGTGAACTGGCAGCCGGGAAACCTTTTTAA
- a CDS encoding cupin-like domain-containing protein, translating into MSLHLTPIDTVDNISKADFVNNYLNPRKPLIIRKATQSWPALQKWTFDYLKETVGDQTVPLYDSSKADPSKAINASASEMKFADYIDLIQKQPTDLRIFLFDPIKHAPKLLDDYRSPTDLMGGFLDKYPNMFFGGAGSVTFLHYDIDLAHIFHTHFNGRKKVILFDYKWSERLYCIPFATYALEDYDIENPDFERFPALDGIEGQVAVLEHGDTLFMPTGYWHWMKYLDGSFSISLRAWDKSWAIKAKSLYNLTIQRKFDNMMKARFKKDYMDWKEKLAIKRAQNALIAGKP; encoded by the coding sequence ATGAGTTTACATCTAACACCCATAGATACCGTTGATAATATAAGCAAAGCAGATTTTGTTAACAATTATTTAAATCCGCGTAAACCGCTTATTATTCGTAAAGCAACACAAAGCTGGCCCGCCTTGCAAAAATGGACCTTTGATTATTTAAAGGAAACTGTTGGCGACCAAACCGTGCCACTATATGATAGCTCCAAGGCCGATCCGTCAAAAGCCATCAATGCATCAGCAAGTGAAATGAAATTTGCCGATTATATCGACCTCATACAAAAACAACCTACCGACCTCCGTATATTTTTATTCGACCCTATAAAACATGCGCCAAAATTGCTGGATGATTACCGTTCACCAACCGATCTGATGGGTGGTTTCCTGGATAAATATCCTAATATGTTTTTCGGGGGTGCAGGCTCTGTTACGTTTTTGCATTACGATATTGATCTTGCCCATATCTTCCACACCCATTTTAACGGACGTAAAAAAGTGATCTTGTTTGATTACAAATGGAGCGAACGCCTGTATTGTATCCCCTTTGCTACTTATGCGTTGGAGGATTACGATATAGAAAATCCTGATTTTGAAAGATTTCCGGCATTAGATGGCATTGAAGGCCAGGTAGCCGTTTTGGAGCATGGCGATACTTTATTTATGCCTACAGGTTACTGGCACTGGATGAAATACCTGGATGGATCATTCTCTATCTCCTTGCGTGCCTGGGATAAATCATGGGCTATAAAAGCTAAAAGCCTGTATAATTTAACCATACAACGTAAGTTTGATAACATGATGAAAGCCCGGTTTAAGAAAGACTATATGGATTGGAAGGAAAAACTGGCCATTAAACGCGCGCAAAATGCGTTAATAGCTGGCAAACCCTAA
- a CDS encoding fasciclin domain-containing protein, whose translation MKKLIIAVLALAAFAISPNANAQTKMVGGAAMYPTKNIVENAVNSKDHTTLVAAVKAAGLVPTLSSAGPFTVFAPTNEAFDKLPAGTVDNLVKPANKAALTKILTYHVVAGKLSAADLWSKVKDGNGKAELSTVSGGTLTVMAQGKKLYLVDEKGGKSWITIADVNQSNGVIHVVNAVLMPN comes from the coding sequence ATGAAAAAACTAATCATAGCAGTATTAGCATTAGCAGCTTTTGCAATATCGCCTAATGCCAATGCACAAACTAAAATGGTAGGTGGCGCGGCCATGTATCCAACAAAAAATATCGTTGAAAATGCGGTAAATTCAAAAGACCATACAACCCTTGTGGCTGCTGTTAAAGCCGCTGGTTTAGTACCTACATTATCATCGGCAGGACCTTTTACCGTATTTGCACCCACTAACGAAGCATTTGACAAATTGCCTGCAGGCACTGTTGATAACCTGGTTAAACCCGCAAATAAAGCCGCTTTAACCAAAATTTTAACCTATCACGTAGTTGCCGGTAAATTAAGCGCAGCCGATCTTTGGTCAAAAGTAAAAGATGGAAATGGCAAAGCCGAACTGAGCACCGTGAGCGGTGGCACCTTAACAGTTATGGCACAAGGTAAAAAACTATACCTGGTTGACGAAAAAGGTGGCAAATCATGGATCACCATTGCCGATGTTAATCAAAGCAATGGCGTAATACATGTAGTTAACGCTGTACTAATGCCAAACTAA
- the hemW gene encoding radical SAM family heme chaperone HemW, producing MAGIYIHIPFCKQACHYCDFHFSTSLKYKEELLYALVKEIKLQKSYLDNETIETIYFGGGTPSLLEADDINMLINTITELHTVSSNAEITLEANPDDLDDAKVKALRQTDVNRFSIGIQSFFDEDLLWMNRAHRSRHAEASVKRIQDAGFENITADLIYGYPLLTDTKWKQNLDKIFELSIPHISSYSMTVEPQTALAAFINKKKQQPMNDQQSAAQFTVLMDAMTDHGFEHYEISNFCKPGHYSKHNSNYWQGVKYLGIGPSAHSYNNEARQWNIANNAKYIQSIETGKLPAETETLTEENRLNEYIMTSIRTMWGLDLDKLNTIAKASATPLLIAARQYFDSDWIKQQDNILYLTNTGKLYADNIAAGLFF from the coding sequence ATGGCGGGTATCTACATACATATTCCTTTTTGCAAACAGGCATGTCACTACTGCGATTTCCATTTCAGCACTTCGCTTAAATACAAAGAGGAGTTGCTATATGCCTTGGTAAAGGAAATCAAACTGCAAAAAAGCTACCTGGATAATGAAACTATAGAAACCATTTATTTTGGTGGCGGTACTCCCTCGTTATTGGAAGCCGATGATATCAATATGCTGATTAATACCATTACAGAGCTGCACACGGTATCGTCCAATGCCGAAATAACCCTGGAGGCCAATCCAGACGACTTAGATGATGCCAAAGTAAAAGCACTCCGCCAAACCGATGTAAACCGCTTTAGCATTGGTATTCAGTCATTCTTTGATGAGGATCTGCTATGGATGAATCGGGCCCATCGCAGCCGGCATGCCGAAGCTTCGGTAAAAAGGATTCAGGATGCTGGTTTCGAAAATATTACTGCCGACCTGATCTACGGTTACCCATTATTAACAGATACCAAGTGGAAACAAAACCTGGATAAGATATTTGAGCTCTCTATCCCTCATATATCTTCCTACTCCATGACGGTTGAACCACAAACTGCCCTGGCTGCTTTCATCAATAAAAAAAAGCAGCAGCCCATGAATGATCAGCAAAGCGCCGCACAATTTACCGTATTGATGGATGCTATGACCGATCATGGCTTTGAGCATTATGAAATATCAAACTTTTGCAAACCAGGGCATTATTCCAAACATAACTCCAATTACTGGCAGGGAGTAAAATACCTGGGTATAGGTCCGTCGGCTCATTCGTATAACAACGAAGCCCGGCAATGGAACATAGCCAATAATGCTAAATACATACAAAGTATTGAAACCGGCAAACTACCCGCAGAAACCGAAACCCTCACCGAGGAGAACCGCCTGAATGAGTATATCATGACCTCCATTCGCACCATGTGGGGTCTTGATCTGGATAAATTGAATACCATAGCCAAAGCATCTGCCACTCCATTGCTAATTGCTGCCCGGCAGTATTTTGATAGCGACTGGATAAAGCAACAGGATAACATTTTGTATCTTACCAACACGGGTAAGCTTTATGCCGATAATATTGCAGCCGGCCTGTTTTTTTGA
- a CDS encoding site-specific integrase, with the protein MVTIRYKKLSTGKFSAYLDVYSNTGEGKGKRNYEFLKIYVDKDYSDAASRVSEPDKEKLKIIKALRNKREDELNFSEHGYKQPAKINYYLQDYLDQCLAKKFNYKLECLIIHLGKYCPKRTILFQEVDEEFLDKFQSYLLNQVSRNTTNAYMSVFRQHFNKLVIKGIIQTSPFGSFKIIEEEDSERTTLTIEEVRTLANYVPKRGNSQIREAFIFSCFTGLRFSDIKKLHYDEIVNEQLIFRPAKTTKKIVTVPLADEAKIIIAKVVKHPINKKVFWDLPTSQVVNVYLKFWALEAGLKKNLHFHAARHTFATIGLTFGIDIYTMKELLGHSKIEMTQIYAKIVDEKKRNEMLKFPKL; encoded by the coding sequence ATGGTAACTATTAGATACAAAAAGCTAAGCACAGGCAAATTTAGTGCTTATTTGGATGTCTATTCCAATACTGGTGAGGGTAAAGGTAAACGCAATTACGAGTTTCTTAAGATTTATGTAGATAAAGACTATTCTGATGCAGCAAGCCGTGTTAGCGAGCCTGATAAAGAAAAACTGAAGATTATTAAAGCACTTCGTAATAAAAGAGAGGACGAACTGAATTTCTCGGAGCATGGCTATAAGCAACCTGCCAAGATCAATTATTATCTTCAGGACTATCTTGATCAATGCCTTGCAAAGAAATTTAATTATAAACTGGAATGCCTGATCATTCATCTTGGAAAGTATTGCCCCAAACGAACCATATTATTCCAGGAAGTAGATGAAGAATTTTTAGATAAGTTTCAGAGTTACCTGCTTAATCAGGTTAGCCGAAATACAACTAATGCCTACATGTCCGTATTCAGGCAGCATTTCAATAAACTGGTAATTAAAGGGATTATTCAAACTTCTCCTTTTGGTAGTTTTAAGATTATCGAGGAGGAAGACTCGGAGCGCACCACGCTCACTATTGAAGAAGTAAGAACCTTAGCTAATTACGTTCCCAAAAGAGGAAACAGCCAGATCAGGGAAGCTTTTATATTTTCTTGTTTTACTGGTTTGCGGTTTTCGGATATTAAGAAATTGCATTACGATGAAATTGTTAACGAACAGCTGATTTTTCGACCGGCAAAAACGACAAAGAAAATTGTTACTGTACCATTGGCCGATGAAGCAAAAATAATTATTGCAAAAGTGGTCAAGCATCCTATAAATAAGAAAGTGTTTTGGGATTTGCCAACAAGTCAGGTGGTAAATGTTTACTTAAAATTTTGGGCATTGGAAGCCGGTCTGAAAAAAAACCTCCATTTCCATGCTGCCCGGCACACTTTTGCAACCATTGGCCTGACTTTTGGAATCGATATATATACCATGAAAGAACTGCTGGGACACAGTAAAATTGAAATGACCCAAATCTATGCTAAAATCGTTGACGAAAAGAAACGAAACGAAATGTTGAAATTTCCTAAACTTTGA
- a CDS encoding helix-turn-helix transcriptional regulator, translating into MNINENTRVIDLKVSDLLTILKESATALPAPILVPSDEDEIGGYEVAEKTTGYARQTLYQLKSAGKIPCIVLPNGGVRFSKKEIVSWLMSHKRLTDKDIAEKAENFVFKRRLRRK; encoded by the coding sequence ATGAATATCAATGAAAACACCAGGGTAATAGATCTTAAAGTATCAGATCTGTTGACCATTTTAAAAGAATCCGCAACAGCTTTGCCCGCACCAATACTGGTGCCAAGCGACGAAGATGAAATAGGAGGCTATGAGGTAGCAGAGAAAACTACGGGTTACGCACGCCAAACCCTTTACCAGTTAAAATCTGCAGGAAAGATTCCCTGCATTGTCCTTCCTAACGGTGGTGTCAGGTTCTCTAAAAAGGAGATCGTTAGCTGGCTGATGTCCCATAAAAGGCTAACCGACAAAGACATAGCCGAGAAAGCAGAAAATTTTGTTTTTAAACGCCGTTTGCGCAGAAAATAA
- a CDS encoding toprim domain-containing protein produces MKSYKDVFLFLNNDKAGQTAAEKLRQADINGIDASEFYKGYNDVNDYLSAQRRGALRAEARREAPEEKGLGLGR; encoded by the coding sequence TTGAAAAGTTACAAAGATGTATTTCTGTTTTTAAACAACGACAAGGCCGGACAAACCGCCGCAGAAAAGTTGAGACAAGCAGATATCAACGGCATTGATGCCAGCGAGTTTTACAAAGGCTATAACGATGTGAACGATTACCTGAGCGCCCAAAGGAGGGGCGCTTTGCGAGCGGAGGCAAGGCGCGAAGCGCCTGAAGAAAAGGGGCTGGGGTTGGGACGGTAA
- a CDS encoding plasmid mobilization protein: MEATVKTTNKQPVTQPKNKGGAPKKRVKRELIIRIRMTATERFYIDSKAKTAGMRSSSWIRAAAKSAKVVPRLTDDERRILWMLAELANNLNQLTKLAHQVGLLTVVRNCDKILKEIDITLKQLNNNDRESDNG; encoded by the coding sequence ATGGAAGCAACAGTTAAGACAACTAATAAACAACCGGTAACCCAGCCCAAAAACAAAGGAGGCGCACCAAAGAAAAGGGTTAAACGGGAGTTGATTATACGTATCAGGATGACAGCGACCGAGCGCTTTTATATTGACAGCAAAGCCAAAACCGCAGGCATGCGTTCAAGCAGTTGGATAAGAGCAGCAGCCAAAAGTGCCAAGGTGGTTCCCCGCTTAACAGACGATGAGCGGCGCATCCTTTGGATGCTTGCCGAGCTTGCCAATAACCTGAATCAATTGACAAAGCTTGCGCACCAGGTAGGTTTATTGACGGTAGTTCGTAACTGCGATAAAATTTTGAAAGAGATAGATATTACTTTAAAACAGCTCAATAACAATGATAGGGAAAGTGATAACGGGTAG
- a CDS encoding relaxase/mobilization nuclease domain-containing protein — protein sequence MIGKVITGRSFGGCIRYVVQKNDAVVLDAAGVRMQQVNQIINDFNLQRKYNPNLGKAVGHIALSWSVNDAAKLNDEVMVTLAKEYLQKMKIQDTQYLIVKHQDKDHPHIHIVYNRVSNNGKTISDNFQKQRNVQVAKELTLKHGLYLSSGKERVNRQQLKGEDKIKYELFDAIRAASKKVKNINELKQVLAKQGIVTYLKYKSGTTEVQGISFSKGEYRFKGSEIDRSLSYAKLSQAIEQQQAKPEKSLADQLREVMENAKQERESQDKTEKITYLKPEPETHYLRQSLSAGADLLGGMLGNIADDDDSPERRRRKKNEQQQSKGISR from the coding sequence ATGATAGGGAAAGTGATAACGGGTAGAAGCTTTGGCGGGTGCATCCGCTATGTGGTACAAAAAAATGATGCAGTGGTATTGGATGCAGCTGGCGTACGAATGCAACAGGTTAATCAAATCATCAACGATTTTAACCTGCAACGAAAATACAATCCCAACTTAGGAAAAGCAGTTGGACATATTGCTTTAAGCTGGAGCGTTAACGATGCCGCTAAGCTGAACGATGAGGTAATGGTGACATTGGCGAAAGAGTACCTGCAAAAAATGAAGATACAGGACACGCAGTACTTAATCGTAAAACACCAAGATAAAGATCATCCGCATATCCACATCGTTTACAACCGGGTAAGTAATAATGGTAAAACCATATCCGATAACTTTCAAAAACAGCGCAATGTACAGGTTGCTAAAGAATTGACTTTAAAGCATGGCCTTTACCTGTCATCGGGTAAAGAGCGCGTTAACCGCCAGCAGCTTAAAGGTGAGGATAAAATTAAATATGAATTATTCGATGCCATCAGGGCCGCCAGCAAAAAAGTAAAAAATATCAATGAGCTAAAGCAGGTATTAGCTAAACAGGGTATTGTTACCTATTTGAAATATAAGAGCGGCACCACTGAGGTACAGGGCATCAGTTTCAGTAAAGGCGAATATAGATTTAAAGGATCAGAGATAGACCGGAGTTTAAGTTATGCAAAGCTTAGCCAGGCAATAGAACAACAGCAGGCTAAACCGGAAAAGAGTTTGGCAGACCAGCTAAGAGAAGTAATGGAAAACGCAAAGCAGGAAAGAGAAAGCCAGGACAAGACCGAAAAAATAACTTATTTAAAGCCGGAGCCGGAAACCCATTACCTGAGGCAATCGCTATCAGCAGGAGCGGATTTATTAGGTGGCATGCTTGGCAATATAGCCGACGACGATGACAGCCCGGAAAGAAGACGGCGAAAGAAAAATGAACAACAGCAAAGTAAAGGAATATCAAGATGA
- a CDS encoding zeta toxin family protein, whose protein sequence is MKHPQLYVFAGPNGAGKSTLSASMLLPGTPIFDGDKEFALLKKEFPSTDSGNLYEAVNGHIFSDWKNKAMEQSLDCAFETNFRSSEVMNSVTEFKKSGYQARLIFFGLDSLEASIERVKLRVANGGHQVSLDNIKANYEMGLKNLTKYYQDFDSVHLVKSFASNELDRKLTSYLTIEAGQIEERAELIPDWANDLVKTAELNQYAKIMDKQQPEQNQENKKDQSRGIGR, encoded by the coding sequence ATGAAGCATCCACAATTGTATGTTTTTGCCGGACCCAATGGTGCCGGTAAGAGCACGCTGTCGGCGAGTATGCTTTTGCCTGGTACGCCCATATTTGACGGTGATAAGGAGTTTGCATTGTTAAAGAAAGAATTCCCGTCCACCGATAGTGGCAATCTCTACGAAGCCGTAAATGGGCATATATTTTCCGATTGGAAGAATAAAGCAATGGAACAGTCGCTCGATTGTGCCTTTGAAACTAATTTCAGATCCTCAGAGGTGATGAACTCTGTAACTGAATTTAAAAAATCCGGTTATCAAGCCAGGCTCATCTTTTTCGGACTTGATAGCCTGGAGGCTTCTATCGAACGCGTAAAACTTCGGGTGGCGAATGGTGGTCATCAGGTTAGCCTGGATAATATAAAAGCTAATTATGAAATGGGATTGAAGAATTTGACTAAATACTATCAAGATTTCGACTCTGTTCACTTAGTGAAGAGCTTTGCATCAAATGAGTTAGATAGGAAGCTAACCTCCTATTTAACAATCGAGGCTGGCCAAATTGAGGAGCGAGCAGAATTAATTCCTGATTGGGCGAATGACCTTGTAAAAACTGCTGAGTTAAATCAATATGCAAAAATCATGGACAAGCAGCAACCCGAACAGAATCAAGAAAATAAAAAAGATCAATCACGTGGAATTGGTCGGTAA
- a CDS encoding MBL fold metallo-hydrolase, translating to MKITKYIHSCLLFEKTGFKILFDPGKFSFAEGLVTAEMFNDVQSVIITHNHPDHLDMENLKKIIELSKATIYTNAEVSKELFANGLESILVEEGEMTIGPFSLDVLNVAHEPILDSPFPDMQAYVIDDTILNPVDSFELKLYAYEGINLLILPIMAPFTTELKVAEFGDKIHPKHILPVHDGYAKDFFLKQRYENYAKHFKKRNIEFYAAGEAGFSVEID from the coding sequence GTGAAGATTACAAAATACATTCATTCTTGTCTTTTATTTGAAAAAACTGGCTTTAAAATTCTATTTGATCCTGGAAAGTTTTCTTTTGCTGAAGGGTTAGTCACAGCGGAAATGTTTAATGATGTGCAATCGGTGATTATCACCCACAATCATCCCGACCATTTGGATATGGAGAATTTGAAAAAGATAATTGAACTAAGTAAGGCTACTATTTATACTAACGCAGAAGTTTCGAAAGAACTTTTTGCCAATGGTTTGGAAAGTATTCTTGTCGAAGAAGGCGAAATGACAATTGGTCCTTTTAGTTTGGATGTTTTAAATGTTGCTCACGAGCCTATATTGGATAGCCCCTTCCCGGATATGCAAGCTTACGTTATTGACGATACAATATTGAATCCGGTTGATTCGTTTGAGCTAAAGCTTTATGCATATGAAGGAATAAATTTATTGATTCTTCCAATCATGGCACCCTTTACTACCGAACTGAAAGTTGCTGAATTTGGCGACAAAATTCATCCAAAGCATATACTTCCGGTTCACGACGGCTATGCGAAAGACTTTTTTCTGAAGCAACGGTATGAGAACTACGCTAAACATTTCAAGAAGAGAAATATTGAATTTTATGCTGCCGGAGAGGCTGGGTTTAGTGTAGAAATTGATTAA
- a CDS encoding DUF3606 domain-containing protein → MDESINAKERDEREFESSEAYDFEYWAKHFKISVDELKSAISKVGNSTEEIEKYLKK, encoded by the coding sequence ATGGATGAATCGATAAATGCTAAAGAGCGCGACGAAAGGGAATTTGAATCAAGTGAGGCTTATGATTTTGAGTATTGGGCAAAACACTTTAAAATTTCAGTCGATGAATTAAAGTCCGCAATAAGTAAAGTAGGAAACTCTACAGAAGAAATAGAAAAGTATTTAAAAAAATAA
- a CDS encoding YidH family protein, producing the protein MSTEENKPTSNPSDHLANERTFLAWIRTSVAIMGFGFVVVKFALFIKQISLVLNTKQTVLPGKGYSTQIGILLVAIGAFMALYSYLRYRNTEKQLLNKAYKPSQLPSLLLTLAIVIVGALLVIYLIPGL; encoded by the coding sequence ATGTCAACCGAAGAAAACAAGCCAACCTCAAACCCCAGCGACCACCTCGCTAATGAAAGAACATTTTTAGCCTGGATCAGGACCAGTGTTGCCATAATGGGCTTCGGCTTTGTGGTGGTAAAATTTGCGCTTTTTATTAAACAGATCTCATTAGTCTTGAATACTAAACAAACCGTGTTACCCGGCAAAGGTTATTCTACACAAATTGGAATCTTACTGGTGGCCATTGGTGCTTTTATGGCTTTGTATTCGTACTTGAGATATCGAAATACGGAAAAGCAACTCTTAAATAAGGCCTATAAGCCATCACAGCTTCCTTCACTTTTACTAACCCTAGCTATTGTGATAGTAGGTGCCTTATTAGTGATCTACCTGATACCGGGTCTATAA
- a CDS encoding c-type cytochrome → MQPEEEKELVKTIVKVSRYTIYITLIAVACMAITIVSLFNNGSGTTASPKANEGAATTSVTAPSSPLAAAGTTPRAIPADAWKAPDESTIPAGKAGDMIRYGKELLVHTSQYFGPQGSVAHITNGMNCQNCHLAGGTKLFGNDYAGFIASYPKMSGRSGKVEPASERIAECFERSLAGKVPDTSKKEIQSILAYMKWIGKDVKKGQKLFGSATEKLAFMDGAADPIKGKAVFTMKCQSCHGNNGEGMLAADKKSYTNPPLWGKHSYNDGAGMYRLTNLAGFVKNNMPFGATYESPQLTDEEAWNVAAFINTQPRPHKDQHNDWKDLKKKPIDFPFGPYADAFSEKQHKLGPFKPIKDAQKELTVKKS, encoded by the coding sequence ATGCAACCCGAAGAAGAAAAAGAACTGGTTAAAACGATAGTAAAGGTATCACGCTATACGATTTATATTACGTTGATTGCTGTAGCATGTATGGCAATTACAATAGTTTCCTTATTCAATAACGGATCGGGAACTACAGCAAGCCCCAAAGCAAATGAGGGCGCAGCTACAACCAGTGTTACTGCTCCTTCATCTCCGCTTGCCGCAGCTGGAACTACGCCGAGAGCCATACCTGCAGATGCCTGGAAAGCGCCGGATGAAAGCACCATCCCGGCAGGAAAAGCAGGCGACATGATTCGTTATGGAAAAGAGCTTTTAGTACATACATCTCAATATTTTGGCCCGCAGGGTTCGGTTGCGCATATTACCAACGGCATGAACTGCCAGAATTGTCACCTTGCAGGCGGCACTAAATTGTTCGGAAACGATTACGCCGGTTTCATTGCCAGCTATCCAAAAATGAGTGGGCGCAGCGGTAAGGTAGAGCCAGCTTCAGAACGAATAGCGGAATGTTTTGAACGCAGCCTGGCAGGTAAAGTACCGGATACTTCAAAAAAAGAGATCCAATCTATATTGGCCTACATGAAATGGATCGGTAAGGATGTAAAAAAAGGGCAGAAACTATTCGGAAGTGCAACAGAAAAGTTGGCCTTCATGGATGGGGCTGCCGATCCGATAAAAGGAAAGGCGGTTTTTACCATGAAATGTCAAAGCTGTCACGGCAATAACGGAGAAGGCATGTTAGCGGCCGATAAAAAATCCTACACCAATCCGCCTCTATGGGGTAAGCATAGTTATAATGATGGTGCGGGTATGTACAGGCTGACCAATCTTGCCGGATTTGTTAAAAACAATATGCCTTTCGGCGCCACTTATGAAAGTCCACAGCTGACAGATGAAGAAGCCTGGAACGTAGCAGCCTTTATTAACACCCAACCCCGTCCGCACAAAGACCAGCACAATGACTGGAAGGATTTGAAAAAGAAACCGATAGATTTTCCTTTTGGGCCGTATGCGGATGCCTTTAGCGAAAAA